The Hymenobacter baengnokdamensis genome includes a region encoding these proteins:
- a CDS encoding MGH1-like glycoside hydrolase domain-containing protein: MEEQRRLAEANNHTASWRKFGPYLTERQWGTVREDYSADGNAWDFITHEMARSYAYRWGEEGIAGLSDDKQRLCFAIGLWNGADEQLKERLFGLTNGQGNHGEDVKEQYYYLDSTPTHSYMKMLYKYPQQAFPYEKLIAENGRRTRLEPEYELLDTGIFDESRYFDVFIEYAKAGPDDILVRITAHNRGPEAAILHVLPQLWFRNTWAWGNDDRRPELRQVAAGVVQATHWELGQYQLYNDQEPELLFCENETNTSLLGRQPAGESYFKDGINDFLVGGRQKAVNPARMGTKAAAHYVFTTAPGEAQVVRLRLSQPVHDTPFANFDELFAARQHEAEVFYDCVQEGVADPDARNVQRQAFAGMLWSKQFYYYDVSQWLDGDPAWPAPKERQKGRNSSWRHLHNADIISMPDKWEYPWYAAWDLAFHCLPLAMVDASFAKQQLRLLTQDGYLHPNGQMPAYEWKFEDVNAPVHAWATWRVYQMDRKLNGGNGDTPFLEAVFQKLVMTFTWWVNRKDHDERNIFEGGFLGMDNIGVFDRSAPLPTGGKIEQSDGTSWMAMFALNLMRMALELAKTNPVYQEMASKFFEHFLHIAYAMTRGGGGDFNLWDEEDQFYYDVLHTPDDSRSRLRIRSMVGLIPLFAVEVIEDELLNAMPQFTARAQWLIENRPHLVGQVSRWQELGTGTHRHLLSLMRRSRLKSVLARMLDETEFLSDHGIRSLSRYHLEHPYEYQAEEASFKVTYVPGEAESDMFGGNSNWRGPVWFPVNYLIIESLQRFYAYYGDTFTVEYPTGSGQQHNLKEIADALAERLARLLLKDATGKRPAFGNSALLQHDPHFKNYLLFHEFFHGDDGRGLGASHQTGWTGLVVRLLQQRTQE, encoded by the coding sequence ATGGAAGAGCAGCGACGTCTGGCGGAAGCCAATAACCATACAGCGAGCTGGCGAAAATTCGGCCCTTACCTTACCGAGCGGCAGTGGGGCACGGTGCGCGAGGACTATAGCGCCGATGGCAATGCCTGGGACTTTATCACCCACGAGATGGCGCGCTCGTATGCGTACCGCTGGGGAGAAGAAGGCATTGCGGGGCTAAGCGACGATAAACAGCGGCTATGCTTTGCCATTGGACTCTGGAATGGGGCGGATGAGCAGCTGAAGGAGCGGCTCTTTGGCCTCACGAACGGCCAGGGCAACCACGGGGAGGATGTAAAAGAGCAGTACTATTACCTGGATAGTACGCCCACGCACTCGTACATGAAAATGCTTTATAAGTATCCGCAGCAGGCTTTTCCGTACGAAAAGCTGATTGCGGAGAATGGCCGGCGCACCCGGCTGGAGCCGGAGTACGAGCTGCTGGATACGGGTATTTTTGACGAGAGCCGCTACTTCGATGTATTTATAGAATATGCCAAGGCCGGGCCCGACGATATACTGGTACGCATTACAGCGCACAACCGCGGGCCGGAAGCTGCTATCCTGCACGTGCTGCCGCAGCTATGGTTTCGCAATACCTGGGCCTGGGGCAACGACGACCGACGCCCCGAGCTGCGCCAGGTAGCGGCCGGGGTAGTGCAGGCGACACATTGGGAGCTGGGCCAGTACCAGTTATATAATGACCAGGAGCCCGAGCTGCTGTTCTGCGAGAATGAAACCAATACGAGCCTGTTGGGCCGCCAACCAGCCGGCGAATCCTACTTTAAGGATGGTATTAACGACTTTCTGGTAGGCGGCCGGCAGAAAGCGGTGAACCCAGCGCGGATGGGTACGAAAGCGGCGGCGCATTACGTGTTTACGACGGCACCGGGCGAAGCGCAGGTGGTACGTCTGCGCCTGAGCCAGCCGGTACACGATACGCCTTTTGCGAATTTCGACGAGCTTTTTGCCGCCCGGCAGCATGAAGCTGAAGTGTTTTACGACTGCGTGCAGGAGGGCGTGGCTGACCCTGATGCCCGCAATGTGCAGCGGCAGGCCTTTGCCGGTATGCTTTGGAGCAAGCAGTTTTATTACTACGATGTAAGCCAGTGGCTCGACGGCGACCCGGCCTGGCCCGCGCCGAAGGAGCGGCAGAAGGGCCGCAACTCAAGCTGGCGCCACTTGCACAATGCCGACATCATCTCAATGCCCGACAAGTGGGAGTATCCGTGGTATGCGGCCTGGGACCTAGCCTTTCATTGCCTGCCGCTGGCGATGGTTGATGCCAGCTTTGCCAAGCAGCAACTGCGGCTGCTGACGCAGGACGGCTACCTGCACCCCAACGGCCAGATGCCGGCCTACGAGTGGAAGTTTGAGGACGTGAATGCGCCGGTACACGCCTGGGCCACGTGGCGGGTGTACCAGATGGACCGTAAGCTTAACGGCGGCAACGGCGACACCCCGTTTCTGGAAGCCGTATTTCAGAAGCTGGTGATGACGTTTACGTGGTGGGTAAACCGCAAAGACCACGACGAGCGCAACATCTTTGAGGGGGGCTTTCTGGGGATGGACAACATCGGCGTGTTTGACCGCTCGGCCCCGCTGCCCACCGGCGGAAAGATTGAGCAGAGTGACGGCACGAGCTGGATGGCCATGTTTGCCCTCAACCTGATGCGCATGGCGCTGGAGCTGGCCAAAACCAACCCCGTGTATCAGGAAATGGCCAGTAAGTTCTTCGAGCACTTTCTGCACATTGCTTATGCGATGACACGTGGTGGGGGCGGCGATTTTAACCTCTGGGACGAGGAAGACCAGTTTTACTACGACGTGCTGCACACCCCCGACGACTCGCGGTCGCGCCTGCGCATTCGCTCTATGGTGGGCCTGATTCCGCTGTTTGCAGTAGAAGTGATTGAGGATGAGCTGCTCAATGCCATGCCGCAGTTTACGGCCCGGGCTCAGTGGCTGATAGAAAACCGGCCGCACCTTGTGGGCCAGGTAAGCCGCTGGCAGGAATTGGGGACGGGCACGCACCGCCACCTGCTGAGCCTGATGCGACGCAGCCGCCTCAAAAGCGTGCTGGCGCGGATGCTGGACGAGACCGAATTTCTGTCTGACCACGGCATCCGGTCGTTGTCGCGCTACCACCTTGAGCACCCGTATGAGTATCAGGCCGAAGAAGCAAGCTTCAAGGTAACGTACGTGCCAGGCGAGGCCGAATCGGATATGTTCGGGGGCAACTCCAACTGGCGCGGGCCGGTCTGGTTTCCGGTCAACTATCTTATTATCGAGTCGTTGCAGCGGTTTTATGCCTATTATGGCGACACCTTCACGGTAGAGTATCCGACGGGCTCGGGGCAGCAGCACAACCTCAAGGAAATAGCCGATGCCCTGGCCGAGCGCCTGGCCCGGCTGCTGCTGAAGGATGCTACTGGCAAGCGGCCGGCCTTCGGCAACTCGGCGCTATTGCAGCACGACCCGCATTTTAAAAATTACCTGCTGTTTCACGAGTTTTTTCATGGCGATGATGGCCGCGGCCTCGGGGCCAGCCACCAAACCGGCTGGACGGGCCTGGTAGTGCGCCTGCTTCAGCAGCGGACGCAGGAGTAG
- the rplQ gene encoding 50S ribosomal protein L17 — MRHGKKINHLGRTASHRNAMLSNMASSLILHKRVTTTVAKAKALRQFVEPLLTKAKDDTTHSRRTVFATLQSKESIKELYGEIAGRIANRPGGYTRILKLSATRAGDNADMCIIELVDFNETLLEAKNAAEAKTTTTRRSRRRGGKSEAGNEAGTSAAVVADAPAATTTESAPADTATDTLTNGETREQAAAE, encoded by the coding sequence ATGAGACACGGTAAAAAAATCAACCACCTGGGGCGTACGGCCTCCCACCGCAACGCGATGCTGTCGAACATGGCTTCGTCGCTCATTCTTCACAAGCGCGTAACTACGACGGTTGCCAAAGCTAAAGCTTTGCGCCAGTTTGTGGAGCCATTGCTGACTAAGGCTAAAGACGATACGACGCACTCGCGCCGCACTGTTTTCGCTACCCTGCAAAGCAAGGAGAGCATCAAGGAATTGTACGGAGAGATTGCCGGCCGGATTGCCAACCGTCCGGGTGGCTATACCCGCATTCTGAAGCTGAGCGCTACCCGCGCCGGTGACAACGCCGATATGTGCATCATTGAGCTGGTTGACTTTAATGAGACGCTGCTCGAAGCCAAGAATGCCGCTGAAGCTAAAACTACCACTACCCGTCGTTCGCGTCGTCGGGGTGGCAAGTCGGAGGCTGGTAATGAAGCTGGTACGTCGGCCGCTGTAGTGGCTGATGCTCCGGCTGCCACTACTACCGAGTCGGCTCCGGCTGACACGGCTACCGACACGCTGACCAACGGGGAAACCCGCGAGCAAGCTGCCGCTGAGTAG
- a CDS encoding DNA-directed RNA polymerase subunit alpha, producing the protein MSILAFQMPEKVVMEKSDDFTGTFEFKPLEKGYGVTIGNALRRILLSSLEGFAITSVRTTSVLHEFSTIEGVIEDMSEIILNLKQVRFKKISDAIEDKITVRVSGQDSFTAGDIGKFAVGFQILNPKLVICNLDPAKELEFELTIARGRGYVPADENKPTDQVFGQIAIDAIYTPIKNVKYSIENTRVEQKTDYERLLIEIQTDGSIHPEEALKGAANILIQHFMLFSDSTMQLSGNRPVAAEPIDEETLAMRKVLKTSLGEMDLSVRAYNCLKAADIKTLGELVQLDMADMMKFRNFGKKSLTELENLVEEKGLHFGMDLSKYRLDED; encoded by the coding sequence ATGTCAATCTTAGCTTTTCAGATGCCGGAGAAGGTGGTGATGGAGAAATCCGACGACTTCACCGGAACGTTTGAATTCAAGCCTCTGGAGAAGGGCTACGGCGTCACGATTGGGAACGCGCTGCGGCGCATTCTGCTGTCGTCGCTGGAGGGCTTCGCCATTACGTCGGTGCGCACGACTTCGGTGCTGCACGAATTCTCGACGATTGAAGGGGTGATTGAGGATATGTCCGAAATCATCCTGAACCTCAAACAGGTGCGCTTCAAGAAAATCAGCGACGCCATTGAGGACAAGATTACGGTGCGCGTAAGCGGTCAGGACAGCTTTACGGCTGGCGACATTGGCAAGTTTGCCGTAGGCTTTCAGATTCTGAATCCGAAGCTGGTTATCTGCAACCTTGACCCAGCCAAGGAGCTGGAGTTTGAGCTGACGATTGCGCGGGGCCGGGGCTACGTACCCGCCGACGAGAACAAGCCCACCGACCAGGTTTTTGGTCAGATTGCCATTGATGCTATCTACACGCCTATCAAGAACGTGAAGTACAGCATCGAGAACACGCGCGTAGAGCAGAAGACTGACTACGAGCGGTTGCTGATTGAAATTCAGACCGACGGTTCGATTCATCCGGAGGAGGCGCTGAAAGGGGCCGCCAATATTCTGATTCAGCACTTTATGCTGTTTTCAGACAGCACGATGCAGCTGAGCGGTAACCGCCCGGTAGCTGCTGAGCCGATTGATGAGGAAACCCTCGCTATGCGCAAGGTGCTGAAAACTTCGCTCGGCGAGATGGACCTTTCGGTACGGGCTTACAACTGCCTGAAAGCGGCCGACATCAAGACCCTGGGCGAGTTGGTACAGCTCGACATGGCCGACATGATGAAGTTCCGCAACTTCGGTAAGAAGAGCCTCACTGAGCTGGAAAACCTGGTTGAGGAAAAGGGGCTGCACTTCGGCATGGACCTGAGTAAGTATCGCCTCGACGAAGACTAG
- the rpsD gene encoding 30S ribosomal protein S4, producing MARYTGPTAKIARRFSEPIFGPSKALNKKNYPPGQHGRGRRKKQSEYAVQLMEKQKVKYLYGVLEKYFENLFHKAAVLPGITGENLLGLLESRLDNVVYRLGIASTRRAARQLVSHKHITVNGEVVNIPSYKLRAGDQVGVREKSKSLEAITTSLTVRNARQFSWLEWDGKDMVGTFTNMPSRELIPEKITEQLIVELYSK from the coding sequence ATGGCACGTTATACTGGCCCTACCGCCAAAATCGCCCGCCGCTTTTCGGAGCCGATTTTCGGCCCGAGCAAAGCGCTCAATAAGAAAAACTATCCGCCCGGCCAGCACGGCCGTGGCCGCCGCAAGAAGCAGTCGGAATATGCTGTCCAGCTAATGGAGAAGCAGAAAGTGAAGTACCTGTACGGTGTGCTGGAGAAATACTTCGAAAATCTGTTTCACAAAGCGGCTGTACTGCCCGGCATCACGGGTGAAAACCTGCTTGGCCTGCTGGAGTCACGGCTGGACAATGTGGTGTACCGCCTTGGTATCGCCAGCACCCGTCGCGCTGCTCGTCAGCTGGTGTCGCACAAGCACATCACCGTGAACGGTGAAGTAGTAAACATTCCTTCGTACAAGCTCCGCGCCGGCGACCAGGTTGGGGTGCGGGAGAAGTCGAAGTCGCTCGAAGCTATCACGACCAGCCTGACGGTTCGCAATGCGCGTCAGTTCTCGTGGCTGGAGTGGGACGGCAAGGACATGGTGGGCACGTTCACCAACATGCCGTCGCGTGAGTTGATTCCGGAGAAAATTACGGAGCAGCTCATCGTCGAACTGTATTCGAAGTAA
- the rpsK gene encoding 30S ribosomal protein S11 yields the protein MAQKRKDKAKKRLVVVEQVGQVHIRASFNNIIISVTNSNGQVISWASAGKMGFRGSKKNTPYAAQMAATDCGKVAHDLGMRKAEIFVKGPGAGRESAIRALGNVGIEVTTIRDVTPLPHNGCRPPKRRRV from the coding sequence ATGGCACAAAAAAGAAAAGACAAAGCCAAAAAGCGGCTTGTCGTGGTGGAGCAGGTGGGCCAGGTCCACATCCGCGCCTCCTTTAACAACATCATTATCTCGGTAACCAACTCCAATGGTCAGGTAATTTCCTGGGCTTCGGCAGGCAAAATGGGTTTCCGGGGCTCGAAGAAAAACACTCCCTACGCTGCCCAAATGGCAGCTACGGATTGCGGCAAAGTAGCTCATGACCTGGGCATGCGCAAAGCCGAAATCTTCGTGAAAGGCCCGGGCGCTGGCCGTGAGTCGGCTATTCGCGCCCTGGGTAATGTGGGCATTGAAGTGACGACCATTCGCGACGTGACGCCGCTGCCGCACAACGGCTGCCGCCCGCCCAAGCGTCGCCGCGTTTGA
- the rpsM gene encoding 30S ribosomal protein S13, whose translation MARIAGVDIPDNKRGEIALTYIFGIGRSNSVKILTQAGIDVNKKVKDWTEAEASEVRNIIAAGHKTEGVLRSEIQLNIKRLMDIGCYRGLRHRKGLPVRGQHTKNNSRTRKGKRKTVAGKKKATK comes from the coding sequence ATGGCTCGTATCGCAGGGGTAGACATCCCGGACAACAAGCGCGGCGAAATCGCCCTGACTTACATTTTCGGCATTGGCCGGAGCAACTCGGTTAAAATCCTCACTCAAGCTGGCATTGATGTCAACAAGAAAGTGAAGGATTGGACTGAAGCTGAAGCAAGCGAGGTGCGTAACATCATCGCGGCTGGGCACAAAACCGAAGGCGTATTGCGTTCGGAGATTCAGCTCAACATCAAGCGTTTGATGGACATTGGCTGCTATCGTGGCCTGCGTCACCGCAAAGGCCTGCCGGTGCGCGGCCAGCATACCAAAAACAACTCGCGTACCCGGAAGGGCAAGCGCAAAACTGTTGCTGGTAAGAAGAAAGCAACGAAATAA
- the rpmJ gene encoding 50S ribosomal protein L36: MKVKTSVKKRSVDCKIIRRNGKLYVINKKNPRFKQRQG; the protein is encoded by the coding sequence ATGAAAGTAAAAACCTCGGTGAAGAAACGTAGCGTTGATTGCAAAATCATCCGTCGCAACGGCAAGCTCTACGTTATCAACAAGAAGAACCCCCGCTTCAAGCAGCGTCAGGGCTAA
- the infA gene encoding translation initiation factor IF-1: MAKQASIEQDGTILEALSNAMFRVELENGHQLIAHISGKMRMHYIKILPGDKVKLEMSPYDLSKGRIKYRYK, from the coding sequence ATGGCAAAACAAGCCTCCATCGAGCAGGACGGTACCATCCTCGAAGCCCTTTCTAACGCCATGTTTCGCGTGGAATTGGAAAATGGCCACCAGCTGATTGCCCATATCTCGGGCAAGATGCGGATGCACTATATTAAAATTCTGCCCGGCGACAAGGTAAAACTGGAGATGTCGCCCTACGACTTGTCGAAGGGTCGTATAAAGTATCGTTACAAGTAA
- the map gene encoding type I methionyl aminopeptidase, whose translation MATGNIQYKTEEEIDLMRAAGQLLARAHGEVATLVREGVTTRELDRRAEEFIRDHGATPSFKGLYGFPHSLCLSPNAVVVHGFATDEPLKSGDILSVDCGVLLNGYHADSAYTYPIGEVSPEVRQLLKETEASLYKGIEQAVAGNRVGDISFAIQNHVAPKGYGVVRELVGHGVGASLHEKPEVPNYGKRGSGPLLQTGMTLAIEPMVTLGKKDVVQEKDGWTIRTRDKKAAAHFEHTVVVRKDKAEILTSFEYIEKALQ comes from the coding sequence ATGGCGACGGGCAATATTCAGTATAAGACAGAAGAAGAAATTGACTTGATGCGCGCCGCCGGGCAGCTACTGGCGCGTGCGCATGGGGAAGTAGCTACGCTGGTTCGGGAAGGAGTTACGACGCGAGAGTTGGACCGCCGCGCCGAAGAGTTCATTCGCGACCACGGAGCTACTCCTTCGTTCAAGGGTTTATACGGTTTTCCGCATAGCCTCTGCCTGAGCCCAAACGCAGTAGTGGTACACGGGTTTGCTACCGATGAACCCTTGAAAAGTGGTGATATTTTGTCGGTAGATTGCGGGGTGTTGCTCAACGGCTACCACGCAGATAGTGCCTATACTTACCCAATCGGGGAAGTATCGCCGGAAGTACGGCAGCTGCTGAAGGAAACAGAGGCTTCGCTGTACAAAGGCATTGAGCAGGCCGTGGCTGGTAACCGCGTTGGCGATATCAGCTTTGCCATTCAGAACCATGTTGCCCCGAAAGGGTACGGCGTGGTGCGCGAGTTGGTAGGGCACGGGGTAGGTGCCAGTCTTCATGAAAAGCCTGAAGTCCCTAACTACGGTAAGCGTGGTTCCGGGCCTCTGCTGCAAACCGGAATGACCCTGGCGATTGAGCCGATGGTAACGCTGGGCAAGAAGGATGTGGTACAGGAAAAGGATGGCTGGACTATCCGGACCCGTGATAAAAAAGCCGCTGCGCACTTTGAGCACACGGTTGTTGTTAGAAAAGACAAGGCAGAGATTCTGACTTCGTTTGAATATATAGAAAAAGCACTGCAGTAG
- the secY gene encoding preprotein translocase subunit SecY, translating into MNKFINTIKNIFAIEDLRTRILNTLFFIAIYRLGCYVVLPGVDPTRLKAGSGGVFGILDTLLGGAFSHASIFALGIMPYISASIVLQLLTIAVPYFQKLQKEGESGRKKINQYTRLLTIPIVMAQSVGFLATINAEAITNPGTFFTVSTMLIITAGTLFCMWLGEKITDKGIGNGISMIIMIGIVSRLPGALIGEAAAKGINKSLIFLLELVVLFLVVMAVIVLTQAVRRIPVQYAKQVGGTTQLDAQRQFIPLKVNAAGVMPIIFAQSLMFVPSIAASAWDKNSDLAATIAAYFSPEHWVYNTVFALLIIVFTYFYTAISVNPNQIADDLKRSGGFVPGVKPGRDTSEFIDDILTRVTLPGAVALALIAIFPTMALLLGVTRPLSLFYGGTSLIIMVGVVLDTLNQIESYLLMRHYDGMMKSGKLRGRATEPVALAS; encoded by the coding sequence ATGAATAAGTTTATCAACACGATAAAAAACATTTTTGCGATTGAGGATTTGCGTACGCGAATCCTCAATACGCTATTTTTCATTGCTATCTATCGGCTCGGCTGTTACGTCGTATTGCCTGGTGTTGACCCAACCCGCCTGAAGGCAGGTAGCGGCGGGGTATTCGGCATTCTGGATACGCTGCTGGGTGGGGCGTTTAGTCACGCTTCCATCTTCGCGCTGGGCATTATGCCCTACATTTCGGCTTCTATTGTGTTGCAGCTGCTCACGATTGCAGTACCTTACTTTCAGAAGCTCCAGAAGGAAGGCGAATCAGGCCGCAAGAAAATTAACCAGTATACCCGCTTGCTGACCATCCCGATTGTGATGGCGCAGTCAGTGGGTTTTCTGGCTACTATCAATGCGGAGGCGATAACTAATCCAGGCACCTTCTTCACTGTCTCTACGATGCTCATCATCACAGCCGGCACGCTGTTTTGTATGTGGCTGGGTGAGAAGATTACCGATAAAGGCATCGGGAACGGTATTTCCATGATTATCATGATTGGAATTGTTTCGCGCCTGCCCGGTGCCCTTATTGGCGAAGCAGCTGCTAAAGGCATTAACAAGTCGCTGATTTTCCTGCTGGAGCTGGTGGTGCTGTTCCTGGTAGTAATGGCCGTTATCGTACTTACGCAGGCTGTTCGCCGTATTCCGGTGCAGTATGCAAAGCAGGTAGGCGGTACTACGCAGCTTGATGCGCAGCGGCAGTTTATACCGTTGAAAGTCAATGCGGCAGGTGTAATGCCCATCATCTTTGCCCAGTCGCTGATGTTTGTGCCTAGCATTGCCGCCTCCGCATGGGATAAGAATAGTGATTTGGCAGCGACCATAGCCGCCTACTTTTCTCCTGAGCACTGGGTATACAATACGGTATTCGCTTTATTGATTATTGTATTTACCTATTTTTATACTGCAATTAGCGTCAACCCCAACCAGATTGCGGATGACCTGAAGCGGAGCGGCGGTTTCGTGCCGGGTGTGAAGCCGGGGCGCGATACCTCCGAATTTATAGATGATATCCTGACGCGTGTGACGTTGCCCGGAGCAGTAGCCCTGGCGTTGATTGCCATCTTCCCAACCATGGCGCTGTTGCTGGGTGTGACTCGCCCCTTGTCGCTGTTCTACGGCGGTACTTCCCTTATCATCATGGTGGGGGTAGTACTTGATACGCTGAACCAGATAGAAAGCTATCTGCTGATGCGACATTACGATGGAATGATGAAGTCGGGCAAGCTGCGCGGCCGGGCTACCGAACCAGTAGCATTGGCTTCGTAA
- the rplO gene encoding 50S ribosomal protein L15 produces MNLSNLKPAAGSTRNNKRLGRGEGSGGGGTATRGHKGAKSRSGYSRKSGFEGGQMPLQRRVPKFGFTNINRVEYKGINLDVLQSLLEKGTVTSMDQAYFVEAGLVSKNAKIKILGRGELTAALEVHAHAFSKTAQEAIEKAGGKVVTL; encoded by the coding sequence ATGAATCTTTCCAATCTAAAACCCGCCGCTGGCTCGACGCGCAACAACAAGCGTCTTGGCCGCGGTGAAGGCTCAGGCGGTGGTGGTACTGCTACCCGTGGTCACAAAGGTGCTAAGTCACGCTCGGGCTACTCGCGCAAGTCGGGCTTCGAAGGCGGCCAGATGCCCCTGCAGCGTCGTGTGCCGAAATTCGGTTTCACGAACATCAACCGTGTTGAGTACAAAGGTATTAACCTGGACGTGCTGCAAAGCTTGCTCGAAAAGGGTACTGTAACTTCGATGGACCAAGCCTACTTTGTAGAGGCCGGGCTGGTATCGAAGAATGCTAAAATCAAAATTCTGGGCCGCGGTGAGCTGACTGCTGCTTTGGAGGTACACGCTCATGCTTTTTCAAAGACTGCCCAAGAGGCTATCGAGAAGGCTGGTGGCAAAGTAGTTACGCTGTAA
- the rpmD gene encoding 50S ribosomal protein L30, whose protein sequence is MPQIQVKLVRSAIDRPERQKRTVQALGLNKMNSTATHEANPSILGMVASVKHLLEVTEL, encoded by the coding sequence ATGCCACAGATTCAAGTAAAGCTCGTGCGCAGCGCCATCGACCGCCCCGAGCGTCAGAAGCGCACTGTGCAGGCCCTCGGCCTGAATAAAATGAACAGCACTGCTACTCACGAAGCCAATCCCAGCATCCTGGGTATGGTAGCTTCGGTAAAGCACCTGCTGGAAGTAACCGAACTGTAA
- the rpsE gene encoding 30S ribosomal protein S5 has translation MAEYNNNNRGGAPGGNDRGGNNRGGNDRRGNDRGGRGNDSSVQGDSDFKEKVVAINRVAKVVKGGRRFSFSAIVVVGDGKGNVGYGLGKANEVTDAIAKGIDDARKNVVKVPLYKHTVPHVMEGRYGGGFVLVQPAAAGTGVIAGGAMRAVFESAGIKDVLAKSKGSSNPHNVVKATFAALAKMRDPMQIAQARGISLARVFNG, from the coding sequence ATGGCAGAGTATAACAATAACAACCGTGGTGGCGCTCCTGGAGGAAACGACCGCGGTGGCAACAACCGGGGCGGCAATGACCGTCGCGGCAACGACCGCGGTGGCCGCGGCAACGATAGCTCGGTTCAGGGCGACTCGGATTTCAAAGAAAAAGTAGTAGCCATCAACCGCGTAGCCAAAGTGGTGAAAGGTGGTCGTCGCTTCAGCTTCTCAGCTATCGTAGTGGTAGGCGACGGCAAGGGCAACGTGGGCTACGGCCTGGGCAAAGCTAACGAGGTGACCGATGCCATTGCCAAAGGCATTGACGACGCTCGCAAGAACGTAGTGAAAGTGCCGCTCTATAAGCATACGGTTCCCCACGTAATGGAGGGCCGTTACGGTGGAGGTTTTGTACTCGTGCAGCCCGCTGCGGCTGGTACGGGCGTAATCGCCGGCGGTGCCATGCGTGCCGTGTTCGAATCGGCTGGTATCAAAGACGTACTGGCCAAGTCGAAAGGCTCGTCGAACCCCCACAACGTAGTAAAGGCTACCTTTGCTGCCCTAGCCAAGATGCGCGACCCGATGCAAATTGCTCAGGCGCGCGGCATTTCTCTCGCTCGCGTATTTAACGGTTAA
- the rplR gene encoding 50S ribosomal protein L18 has translation MAFDKATRRKRIQRIIRTKVSGTSERPRLSVFRSNTGIYAQIIDDTAGRTLAAASSKKVTAEGGNGVALAAAVGREIAAKAQEAGITKVVFDRSGYLYHGRIKSLAEGAREGGLNF, from the coding sequence ATGGCTTTCGATAAAGCAACTCGCCGGAAGCGCATTCAGCGCATCATCCGCACGAAAGTGTCCGGCACATCGGAGCGCCCGCGCCTGTCGGTGTTCCGCTCTAACACGGGCATCTACGCCCAGATTATCGACGACACGGCCGGCCGCACGCTGGCTGCCGCTTCGTCGAAGAAGGTAACCGCCGAAGGTGGTAACGGGGTGGCGCTGGCCGCTGCCGTAGGCCGCGAAATCGCCGCCAAGGCGCAGGAGGCTGGCATCACGAAAGTGGTGTTCGACCGCTCGGGTTACCTCTATCACGGTCGTATTAAATCATTGGCAGAAGGAGCCCGCGAAGGCGGCCTCAATTTCTAA
- the rplF gene encoding 50S ribosomal protein L6 — protein MSRIGKLPIALPAGVQVSVDNENTVTVKGPKGTLTQAVDRDIAVAMEDGQVVVTRPTEQKRHKAMHGLYRSLINNMITGVNTGFEHKLELVGVGYKAALAGQSLELSLGYSHNVYLALPKEVSATAVTEKGKNPIVTLTSIDKQLIGQVAAKIRSLRKVEPYKGKGVRFVGEIVRRKAGKTAAKK, from the coding sequence ATGTCCCGCATTGGCAAACTACCGATTGCACTGCCCGCCGGCGTGCAGGTATCGGTCGACAACGAGAACACCGTAACGGTGAAAGGCCCGAAAGGCACCCTGACCCAAGCTGTAGACCGCGACATCGCGGTAGCTATGGAGGATGGGCAGGTAGTAGTGACCCGCCCGACCGAGCAAAAGCGCCACAAGGCCATGCACGGCCTGTACCGCTCGCTCATCAACAACATGATTACGGGTGTAAACACCGGCTTCGAGCATAAGCTCGAACTGGTAGGTGTAGGCTACAAGGCCGCCCTGGCTGGCCAGTCGCTGGAACTGTCGCTGGGCTACTCGCACAACGTGTACCTGGCGCTGCCCAAAGAAGTATCGGCCACGGCCGTTACCGAAAAAGGTAAAAACCCCATTGTAACCCTGACCAGCATCGATAAGCAACTTATCGGTCAGGTAGCCGCCAAAATTCGCTCCTTGCGGAAAGTCGAGCCTTACAAAGGCAAGGGTGTGCGCTTCGTGGGTGAAATCGTTCGTCGTAAAGCCGGCAAGACTGCCGCTAAAAAGTAA